Genomic segment of Verrucomicrobiia bacterium:
GGGGAGCCTTCGCCCGAAATCTTGGCGCCCATTTTTTTCAGGAACTTCATCAGGTCCACGATCTCGGGTTCGCACGCCGCATTTTCGATGCACGTCTTGCCCTTGGCCAGGACCGCGGCCATCACCACGTTCGCCGTGGCCAGCACCGACGACCCGAACGAGCCGCCGAGATAAATGTCGGCACCTTTTAACTTTTTCACGGCCGTCGCGTTGACGTACCCGTGCTGGATGTCGATCTTCGTGCCCAGCGCTTCGAGCCCCTTCAAATGAAGGTCGATGGGGCGCGGCCCGATCACGCATCCGCCGGGCAGCGACACTTCCGCGTGGCCCGTGCGCGCGAGCAGCGGGCCCAGCACGCAGACCGAAGCGCGCATGGTGCTGACGAGCTTGTACGGCGCGAGCGACTTCAGGTTCTTTCCCGCGTTGATCCGCACATTGCCATTGTCGTACATGGCTTTCGCGCCCAGCGCGCGAAGCAGCTTGATCATCGTATGGATGTCGCGCAGGTCCGGAACGTTCTCGATAATGGATTCGCCTTCGCCGAGAAGCGCGGCCGCCATGATGGGAAGCGCGGAATTTTTCGCGCCGGAAATTTCGACTTCGCCCTTCAGCTTGCGGCCGCCCGTAATGACGATTTTATCCATGCGCCTTATCCATCGTTTTTTTATGGGCCATGAGGACCCGTTCCAGGTTCAAATCATCTTTAAAAATTTCGACGCACGGAAATCCGGCTTCTTGAAAAATTCCTGCGACGTCCTTGGCCTGGCCTTCGCCCATCTCGACCAGCACGCGTCCATCGGCCTTCAGCAGCCGGGCCGCCTGGGCCGCGATCCTGCGGTAAAAAAAGAGGCCATCCGGGCCTCCGTCGAGAG
This window contains:
- a CDS encoding UDP-N-acetylglucosamine 1-carboxyvinyltransferase (adds enolpyruvyl to UDP-N-acetylglucosamine as a component of cell wall formation; gram-positive bacteria have 2 copies of MurA which are active) — its product is MDKIVITGGRKLKGEVEISGAKNSALPIMAAALLGEGESIIENVPDLRDIHTMIKLLRALGAKAMYDNGNVRINAGKNLKSLAPYKLVSTMRASVCVLGPLLARTGHAEVSLPGGCVIGPRPIDLHLKGLEALGTKIDIQHGYVNATAVKKLKGADIYLGGSFGSSVLATANVVMAAVLAKGKTCIENAACEPEIVDLMKFLKKMGAKISGEGSP